The sequence below is a genomic window from Draconibacterium halophilum.
CTTGTAAATACGATTAAATCGTAATGTTCATTTGAAATTGATTTTAGTATATTAAGATCAGTACCCGGTGGTTTTACCGTTTGGTAAGTATTTATGCGTGTTACTGAATTTGCTTTCGATAATTCGGTCTCCAACTTGTCACCGGCCAAATTTCCGAGTGCCAGCAGAATATTTTGGTTTTGAAGACTGTGTTTTTCCTTCAGTTCTTTTAACAGGCCGTCGGATGTATTTTCGTTTGCAGTAAAATAAGGTGCATAACCGTAATAATCTAATTCGGCTGCAGTGTTTTTGCCAATTACGCCAATTTTTAAATCGTTGGGCAAAGTAGTGTTGCCTTTTATTTCTATCAGTTGTTTAAAGAAACTGATAACACCATTTTTACTGGTGAAAATTACCCACTGAAACTGATCGAGTTCTTGCAAACATTTCTCTTCTGCAGCCATAAGTTGCCTCTGTTCAATTTGAATCATCGGCAGCGAAACAACTGAAGCGCCGGCTTTTGTTAGTAGCTCAGGAAGATCATTGTGAATATCTGCCGGACGTGTGGAAATAATCACCTTATCTTTTAACGGAAGCTCCGTTTGAGCCGAAGGTAAATTTTCGTCTCTAATTGCATCAAGAATTTCTTTTCCGCCGGCATTGAATAATTTGTTCGCCAGTTCTTTTGAAATTTCATTGGCATTTTCAACTGGTCCGGTTGCTGTCTCTTTCAGGAATTTACTTCCGTCGATACTGGCAATAAAACCGGTTATTTTTACCTGATCGCCGTCAATTTTACAAGTACTTCCTACCGGAATCTGGCAGCCGCCTTCCAAAGTATTCAGAAACACACGTTCTGCCGAACTTGTTATCATCGTTTCCTTGTGATTGATCTGCGCGATAATAGCTTCAATCTCCAGATCGTTGTCTTTTATTTCAATGGCAATGGCACCTTGTCCACAGGCCGGTATCATGGTTTTCGGATCAAGTATTTCTGTAATCGCTTCATCCATTTCAAGGCGTTGTAATCCAGCTCCTGCCATAATCATCGCATCGCAATAACCTTCATTCATTTTACGAATGCGCGTGTTTACGTTGCCTCTAATCTCAACGATATTAAAATCGGGATTCAGTTTTAGCAATTGTGCTTTGCGTCGTAAACTTGAAGTTGCGATTGTATGCTCCGAAGTCAGTTCCGAAAGTTTTAAATGATCTTTACTTACCAATGCATCGTTAACCGTGCCTCTTTCCAGTACGGCTCCCAGTTTAGTCCCTTCAGGGAAAATTGTGGGGAGGTCTTTTAAACTATGTACTGCCATGTCAATTTCATCGTTGAACATGGCTACTTCCAGCTCTTTGGTAAACAATCCTTTGTCGCCTATTTTTGATAGCGGGACATCCAAAATTTTGTCGCCTTTAGTTTTTATAACGACAATCTCAAATTGCTTTTCAGGGAATTTCTGTACCAGTTCATCTTTTACCCTATAAGCCTGATATAAGGCCAGTTTGCTGCCTCGTGTACCAATGCGAATCGTATGTTTCATGGAGCTATTTTGAACAGGTCGTTAACGAGTTCGATGTATTCTTTTTTACGCCCGTTATCGGTAATCGATTTTACGTTTTTGATCATCAGGCGAATAAATTTGTTGGTGATATGGTCGGCGTACATCGACGCTTCTTCGGTGTTGTCTTTCGACTGTCGTTTGATAAAACCTTCGAGTTCGGCTTCATTTATTTTCCTGAAATTATCACTGATATTTTGAAAAGTCGGAGTCAGATTACGGGTGAATTGCCAATCGCTAAAATCAGTAACAAACTCTGAAATAATAGCTTCTGCTTTTTCAATTTCACCTTTACGTTTGTCAAATGTTTTATCTACAACGGCATTTAAATCGTCGATATCGTTAACAAAAACATTTTCTAATTCTGCTACATCCGGGGCAACATTGTGAGGCACTGAAAGATCAACAAAAAACATTGGTTTATTTTGTCTTTCAATCATTACCTGTTCCACCATTTCTTTTGTAATAAGTGGCTTTTTCGATGCGGTTGATGTAATTACAATATCGTTGTGAACCAATTCATTTTGCAGTTCAGATAAATCTTTTGCCGCACCTTTGTAGCGTTTTGCCAGTTCCTGCGCTTTTTCCGCTGTACGGTTAACGATGGTGAACTTGTCGCAGCCTTTTTTCAACAGGTTTTGTAAAGTTAATTCACCTGTTTGGCCGGCTCCAAGCAGCAATGTTGGATGAGAACCAAGATTATGCAGTTTTTTATTAGCCAGTTCAACGGCAGCGTAGCTAATTGAAACGGCTCCTTTTGAAAGTGCGGTTTTTGTCCGAACCTTTTTTCCTGCTTCAAAAGCTTTGTTAAACAGACGTATTAATGTAGGCGTGCTAACCTGATGTCTTTCAGCAATGGCAAAAGCTTCTTTTAGCTGACCAACAATTTGATATTCGCCCAGTGCCATTGAGTCGAGCCCTGATGCAACGCGGAATAAGTGTTCCGAAGCTTCATCCTGGAATTTGTGGTAGAAATGCGATCCCACACTTTTATCCGCTTTTCTCCATTCAAAAAGCTTTGCGGCTAATGTTGATGTACAATTAAAAATGTCTTTTTCCGAGTAGTCAAAATATATTTCGGTCCGGTTGCATGTCGAAACTACGATT
It includes:
- the hemC gene encoding hydroxymethylbilane synthase translates to MKHTIRIGTRGSKLALYQAYRVKDELVQKFPEKQFEIVVIKTKGDKILDVPLSKIGDKGLFTKELEVAMFNDEIDMAVHSLKDLPTIFPEGTKLGAVLERGTVNDALVSKDHLKLSELTSEHTIATSSLRRKAQLLKLNPDFNIVEIRGNVNTRIRKMNEGYCDAMIMAGAGLQRLEMDEAITEILDPKTMIPACGQGAIAIEIKDNDLEIEAIIAQINHKETMITSSAERVFLNTLEGGCQIPVGSTCKIDGDQVKITGFIASIDGSKFLKETATGPVENANEISKELANKLFNAGGKEILDAIRDENLPSAQTELPLKDKVIISTRPADIHNDLPELLTKAGASVVSLPMIQIEQRQLMAAEEKCLQELDQFQWVIFTSKNGVISFFKQLIEIKGNTTLPNDLKIGVIGKNTAAELDYYGYAPYFTANENTSDGLLKELKEKHSLQNQNILLALGNLAGDKLETELSKANSVTRINTYQTVKPPGTDLNILKSISNEHYDLIVFTSPSTFNNFCHFYCTENISEVKMASIGETTSEAIRQGGAEPLITAKDSNAEGLYKAIIDYYQTK
- the hemA gene encoding glutamyl-tRNA reductase gives rise to the protein MIGLLGLNHKTAPIKVREKFVFCEEDVKRFVPQLIDAGINGAIVVSTCNRTEIYFDYSEKDIFNCTSTLAAKLFEWRKADKSVGSHFYHKFQDEASEHLFRVASGLDSMALGEYQIVGQLKEAFAIAERHQVSTPTLIRLFNKAFEAGKKVRTKTALSKGAVSISYAAVELANKKLHNLGSHPTLLLGAGQTGELTLQNLLKKGCDKFTIVNRTAEKAQELAKRYKGAAKDLSELQNELVHNDIVITSTASKKPLITKEMVEQVMIERQNKPMFFVDLSVPHNVAPDVAELENVFVNDIDDLNAVVDKTFDKRKGEIEKAEAIISEFVTDFSDWQFTRNLTPTFQNISDNFRKINEAELEGFIKRQSKDNTEEASMYADHITNKFIRLMIKNVKSITDNGRKKEYIELVNDLFKIAP